The Halichondria panicea chromosome 8, odHalPani1.1, whole genome shotgun sequence DNA segment ttattcatgtcatcagccgagggttagcacttcagtgctctatatCTTATGCATTTTGGCATCTTTCTATACAGGTCTGCATCCGAGCAGGAAGGAGGTATCTGAGGAGCGCACGCATGCAGTACAAATTTATATTACTAGGCAGAACAATCAAGTGCCTATAAGGCACTCTATTACAGACATACAGAACATTGAGAGGTTGTACCACGGCTGGCGTTTCGAAACCTCTAACCTGAACATTGATTTACAACTCATGCAGTCTTTAATGAAAGAAACAAAATTTAGAGGATTTGTACAGCTATCTCAAAGGAATGCAATCAAAGAGCAGGAAAATGTGCCCGTCTCCTATTTCTATTGTTGTATATGATATtatacttcctctactatacacacatgaaGTCAGGTTTTGCTGCGGACTATTCAAGTATAAGACCACAACAAGTACGAAATTATTACTTCGTATATATACAGCATGTCACATGAAATTTATTTACAGGTAAAAACGCTCATAAAAAGATTTAAGGCATGGAGAAACAGAACATGGGACAAGCAGAAAAATGGTTACCCCAAATTCTACCTTTTGTATATGCTCGCACTGATATATCCTACAAACATGCACCTGTTGAGTTAGCACAGGCAGAATCACTAGAAGAACTGGCAAAATGGTGGGTGGGCTATTAATTTAGAAAACTTTCCATGCACGTTTTTCTCTTAAGGGATATCAAGAAGCTGGTGAAGAATATTGCTAAAAATCAAGACTTATATAGAGTGAGTTGCTTTACCATttactatactataatttatgtataatattatacagtgcAACATATGCACCGGTTGAGTTAGCCCGCACAGAATCAGGGAAATTAGGAACTGGAAAAATGGTGGATGGTCTGCTATTGATACTATGGACATGCAGAATTCTTTTCACTTACTTGCTTATAGAATTATGACCAAGGATATCAAGAAGCTGGTGAAGAGTATTGCTATAAACGCACAACAATGTGTATGTACCATAATAAACACATAACgtatactatagctatagacaaCAAAGATTGCAATTGCATTAGCTAAGTAATATGCACTTCTTAATTCCTTTATTATACAGGCAAGGAGCACCAAAAACTCAGTGATACATTTAGAGATCGAAATCCTCacataattgtatatacatctACATCCAAATAATTGTgtatacagacacacacaatataGCTACAACGCTCTATTAATACAGCATTCACGTCCCTGGGGAAAACCATGGATATAAGTACAGCCGGTATACGTACACGAGAAGCCATGATCATTGACCGGTCTATAACCCGTACAAGAACCTCTACAAACATGCATGGCGTCTGTCAGATTGAGCCACAAAAGAGAGACTCGTTTCCCAAGAGATGGCAGCTGTTTCTCAGAAAGATCCATCTTATATACATCTAACTGTTGACTTCTAATCATTTTTCTCTTGGACCCTGTGTACATTTATAACATTTACAAGAACAAGATTAAGGGTGACCTGCTGACTCAATAAAACAAAAGTTCCAAGAATGAATGATTATTCCATCTTTTTTGTTTACTGCAGACAACGTTATTCATATTTCTCAGGTAACGTGCACAATGCATGCGTGATTTTCATTAGAGCAACGTACACACCCATAATCAGTACTATAAGAGTAATGGTCCTGACTATCTATGCACAAAGCATCCTATATAATAGTTCTAACACAACACCAAACGAAAAATGGCACTAGAACTGGCAGCAAAAGTGGAGCATGTACTAAGATCGGTAAGAtccgtataataattattatatgcaagtGTTTTTGGCGATTTGGCAAATCAGGTGAGGTTTGCCAAATTTgtcaaaataaaaaaaaaatgttgTCAAATATAGCGTACACTATAAGCAATTTCCAAATGTGTAGCAAGCCGTGCAGAGCAGAATCGGAATAACTATTTCTGAGGTTGTTCTCGGAGGATCAGTGGCTTATGGAACCGCAGTCCAGGGGAACTATGATGTGGATTTGGTTGCATTCTCACCAAGTCAGTGACTGATATTACAACAGCACAACAAACTAGaacacatgcacgtacatatcacataataactataattatatgtataattctatatgtacatgcatagcaTCACATTTTTAAATCagacatacatgcataattatatttaacaCAAAGTTGTGTTCAATTAGTCTTCTTAAATCAGGTCTTCACCCAAAACAAGGGAAAGTGTCTGAAGATGGGTACAGCACAATACTAGCCAAACTCAAGATATACCTTCTAGAGCACCTAACTGGGAGATATATACCCCAAAAAATGGAGAAGCAATTTCATGGCTGGCGCTTTACTGCTAACTACTTGCAAGTTGATTTGCAGATCAGCCCTCAATGGGAGGACCCTAACCTGGAAGACATGTATTCCTACATGAGAGACATGCATCCGGACAGGAGAAtcttgtatagctatatacgatATTATGGCTAAAGCTATTATATATGAATGCATTATATACGTACAGGTTTTCTTGTGGAACAGCCAAGTACAAAAACTCCTTAATGGAGGGCCAGCCGAGAAGGGTAACTATATTAAAGTATATACTaggtgcatgtatattattgtCTATAGcaacaattaataattaatctACCTGCAGGCAAAGATACTTATCAAAAGAATCAAAGTGTGGAGAGACTCCATTTGGGATGGAAAAGTCAATGGATGCCCAAAGTCTTTCTTTCTTAGCATTCTTGTGCTCATCTCCTATCATCGAGCTCCACAGCATCTACTCAGTGATGCAACTCCATTGAAAACCCTTGCAAAATGGTAATTAAACTCTAAGCTCCGTATATATACTAAAACTCTTACTAAACTATTGaataatacattgtacaggGTGGCAAGAGATATACAGGAACTTGTGCAACATATTCGAATGGACCCAAACCTGGAGTAAGTCGAAATCAGAGTCCTATACAGCTATATAGTATTACCATGACAATCCCTATAGCCTCCATGTTCCCGGGGAGAACCAAGTGATTATGAGAAAGTATAGTCACTGCCTTCCTGACAAGCCACGCATCATTGACCCGGCCAACCCCTTCAAGAACTTCTACAAACAGGGTCTCTGTCAGATTGAGCCTCAAAAGAGCGACTCGTGTGAGAAACGATGGGACATATTTGCAAGACAGATCGCAAGCCTCAACCTGGTGATGAATGTCGTGTAGCCTAGTGGCATACTTATAAGATACTATAATACTTTTATTCTACTGTGTTATTAGTAAATTAATAGTGTTGTGGTATTGTGTAAACATTATgacaattattattagtacataattaataattgaACACTCGCCACCCCCAAGTGCTTTGATATTACCTATGGATACcgaagattatcacgagtctgtgccagtaactgcacgagtgcctgcaaggcacgagtgacagttactataggcacggacgagtgataatcatcagtatccatgggataatgcttagcaaccaaaatgcaggttaaatctgcgcatgcgcgacATGCGATTGCTTTGTCAACCTGAAGGATGTGTATATAGCAACAAAATAGAGtttctcccagttgaagacgagtttaagagaaagaagaCGGCTAGctaaaagacaaagaaataagactctatagaacaccaggagagcttgcagaaggctactaaAAGATTTGTAGAGAAGTTATACTTTACTGTATCAGAAATATAAAGTAAATTCATTGCGACTATTACTTTAGAAAGTCAGAATTTATATTTTATTCACTATGCATTTATATATTTTATTCACCAACCAAACAGTCCCTATCAGAAATACActgttcaataattatatgctggcTAGTTTCAAATCTAAGACCTAGATGCTACCAAGTTTGTATTTTTCAGAAAGGGAAAAGAAGGAATGGTGGGATAAATAGAGAAAGGAAGTGAGGCCTTTCTATAAAAAAATGAGACCCTTCTATCAAAAAAAAAATGAAAAGGTGCTCGAGATAAAGGCGGGGGCTGAAGATACAAAGGAGGTTACGATAAAAGATGCCCGGTCATACGTGATGAAACAAGTAGTGGACATATTACAAGATGTAAGCTGAAATCTGACCAGTTTCTTTGCACTAAATCAGCTTCAATATTATTTTTGCAGAAAGGGGAGTTTTAAAAAAAGTTAGATATAAAAACTAATGAGGTGTATGGAAATGGGTCTCTGAAGCAAGCAACCACAGTGCCTGGAAATTTTAACATTGATTTGGTTCTCTTCTTAGAGAGTAAGTATACATAATCGTTACAGGCAagccaactataattatatcaaaattTACGAAATATTATATTCAGCTTTGTGACAGATTATGCTTACTATAATACAGAGATAATATTATATCAAGGGCGAATAAATTAAAGAGGGTATatgcaacagcaaaacagCAGAATTCAAATTGTCCATGGGCAAATGAATGTGCACAAATAATTTATGATAAAGGTAGAAATTTTTATTTTCACATTCGTCCGCCCACGATTTTTGAATTCTGCTCACCACCGTGTACTATAGATAGTCACTTGCACGCCCTCTCTttttttatacgcccttgctattactataattacaaAATATCTACAGGTTTTACAACTGAAGATTATCTTGCTAACAACGGCTATCCTGAGAAGCTGGAAGAAATCAACAAACACATCAAAGAAAAACTTAAAGACAACTATCAATGCATTGAAATAAAGAAAACGGAAAAGAAAACATACACAGAGCTCATTTTTAACTTCATGCCCCCACCAAGGACAATTGTATGGAGAGTATCAGAGTGACTTTAATGCTTTTTCCATTCTGGAAGgatacatctacatgtactaaaaAGCTCTTTGATTTGATTTCGGCACAGGATTCTTGGGAGAAGAAGCAGCTGTAAGTTTTTGAGATATTTATATCCTGAAGTTCTATATGCACCTATACCTATATAAAGCCTCTTCcctggtgtcatcaaactccagacacagtatatatacggAAAGTTGACAATGATCACAGAGTTTGTCAGAAAGTAAGAGTTAGTCTATTGTGATTGTCAATAATGTTtcttttatatacatgtagatacacgTCCTAATTCAGAGGGAAAAAGCATGGAGAGACATTTAAACATGGCCCGAGGACCGTGATGACCAGG contains these protein-coding regions:
- the LOC135339771 gene encoding uncharacterized protein LOC135339771, translating into MALELAAKVEHVLRSQAVQSRIGITISEVVLGGSVAYGTAVQGNYDVDLVAFSPSLHPKQGKVSEDGYSTILAKLKIYLLEHLTGRYIPQKMEKQFHGWRFTANYLQVDLQISPQWEDPNLEDMYSYMRDMHPDRRILFSCGTAKYKNSLMEGQPRRAKILIKRIKVWRDSIWDGKVNGCPKSFFLSILVLISYHRAPQHLLSDATPLKTLAKWVARDIQELVQHIRMDPNLDLHVPGENQVIMRKYSHCLPDKPRIIDPANPFKNFYKQGLCQIEPQKSDSCEKRWDIFARQIASLNLVMNVV